A portion of the Leptospira wolbachii serovar Codice str. CDC genome contains these proteins:
- a CDS encoding hydrogenase large subunit yields the protein MEKITGITNFDGVYHQYVIRDQKMIREEVGSKKSNIDFLLDPQYPVWLVRHAFGQDMGVEDYSDLKEEDYLSDNRGKNLSLHQKTGIVRDLAYHGLHVPFHEGTYSHAVGPIHAGIIEPGHFRFIVEGEEIRHLTIRLGFQHRGIREKILGKSMSVVLPFSETISGDTSVGYAVCFSKVYEEMIGIKVSQNIALFRSFLVELERIAVHIGDLGGISEDIGYYPLYGVCVTDRGAALGLMETWTGNRFGKAAVRPGRVRVNKRITAKQAKDAFFNLKKVYFKRVRPQILRALSVSTLKERMQGCGFISELDVEKNGFLGMVARMAGVEDDLRIDNPDYPGWTALPLKEEHHHYNGDVWARMYIRYTEIEQSLKWMETHLDDLDWEALWSENDRTQGNQIEKDWKPKAGIYTAAVEAWRGPLLVSLDFDNEGLVKNSYIRDPSVLNWHALELAVRGEQVGDFPLNNKSFNLSYVGFDL from the coding sequence ATGGAAAAGATAACAGGCATTACTAATTTCGATGGTGTCTACCACCAGTATGTGATTCGTGATCAAAAAATGATCCGCGAAGAAGTAGGATCTAAAAAAAGTAATATTGATTTTCTTTTGGATCCGCAATATCCGGTTTGGCTTGTTCGTCATGCCTTTGGGCAGGATATGGGAGTTGAAGATTATTCGGATCTAAAGGAAGAAGATTATTTATCTGACAATAGAGGTAAAAACCTTTCTTTACATCAGAAAACGGGAATTGTCCGGGACTTGGCCTATCATGGATTGCATGTTCCTTTTCACGAAGGAACTTATTCTCATGCTGTGGGTCCGATTCACGCAGGAATTATCGAACCGGGGCACTTCCGTTTTATCGTAGAGGGAGAAGAAATCCGTCACCTAACGATTCGTTTGGGTTTTCAACACAGAGGGATTCGTGAAAAAATTCTAGGGAAATCAATGTCAGTGGTTCTGCCTTTTTCTGAAACCATTTCTGGTGATACTAGTGTTGGTTATGCGGTCTGCTTTAGTAAAGTTTATGAAGAAATGATTGGGATAAAGGTTTCCCAAAATATCGCTTTATTTCGCTCCTTTCTAGTCGAGTTGGAACGAATTGCAGTTCATATTGGGGATTTAGGTGGGATTTCGGAAGATATAGGTTATTACCCGCTTTATGGGGTTTGCGTTACGGATAGAGGGGCTGCCCTGGGTCTTATGGAAACATGGACGGGAAATCGTTTTGGAAAAGCAGCAGTTCGTCCGGGTCGAGTTAGAGTCAATAAACGCATTACCGCAAAACAAGCAAAAGACGCTTTTTTTAATTTAAAAAAAGTTTATTTTAAACGAGTTCGTCCACAGATATTAAGAGCTCTTTCTGTTTCTACTTTAAAAGAAAGGATGCAGGGTTGCGGTTTTATTTCTGAACTCGATGTCGAGAAAAATGGATTCTTAGGGATGGTTGCTCGGATGGCCGGAGTAGAAGATGACTTAAGAATTGATAATCCTGATTATCCAGGTTGGACTGCGTTGCCACTAAAGGAAGAACACCATCATTATAATGGAGATGTTTGGGCTCGTATGTACATCCGTTATACGGAAATTGAACAATCATTAAAATGGATGGAAACACATTTGGATGATTTGGATTGGGAAGCTTTATGGTCAGAAAATGATAGAACCCAAGGGAACCAGATTGAAAAAGATTGGAAACCGAAAGCGGGGATTTATACAGCTGCGGTGGAAGCATGGCGTGGTCCTTTACTTGTGTCTTTGGATTTCGATAATGAAGGTCTTGTGAAAAATTCTTATATTCGTGATCCATCTGTGTTGAATTGGCATGCTTTGGAGTTGGCAGTTCGTGGAGAACAAGTCGGAGATTTTCCTTTGAATAATAAATCATTTAATCTTAGTTATGTTGGGTTTGATCTATGA
- a CDS encoding proton-conducting transporter transmembrane domain-containing protein has translation MKICFFGSLFYSWFTDNIVLKWILIEASTLFGALLISSSGTERSFHVGWKFLLINSYALGLAFLGIVILLFASTPLENLDFVSLKQGLVGQSGLLIETGILLTVYGYSGKLGLVPNHFWVGDTYAESPSQISSLIASFVPVSVVLALRPLIQLEREINPHVINAANGILFIGVLTILYSTLILFSREDIRRISAKVALFHTGMLTLFLWLDVSDDVFYFLLTTTVLVKLLVFLSMGILRMDAGKRNISQILEKSSLSHKALYMYLLALLVAFVFPLSPVFVLDLKVIEIAIKQKMFLLFLFPIVGAIFFFIALNKVLPLVRLPNRNFESGVYGILQTRLVFFWFSFLFTVMVGSYGLTYLMAEHIWKR, from the coding sequence TTGAAGATTTGTTTTTTTGGTTCTTTGTTTTACTCCTGGTTTACTGATAATATTGTTCTTAAGTGGATCTTGATTGAAGCATCTACGCTTTTTGGGGCATTGCTTATTTCCTCTAGTGGTACAGAACGTTCTTTTCATGTTGGTTGGAAGTTTTTGCTAATCAATTCCTATGCTCTTGGACTTGCATTCTTAGGAATTGTAATTCTTTTGTTTGCTTCTACTCCATTGGAAAATTTAGATTTTGTTTCCCTAAAGCAAGGGTTAGTTGGTCAAAGTGGGCTTTTGATTGAAACAGGAATCCTGCTTACCGTTTACGGTTACAGCGGAAAGTTGGGACTTGTTCCCAATCACTTTTGGGTGGGAGATACTTATGCGGAGAGTCCAAGTCAAATTTCTTCTTTAATCGCCTCTTTTGTACCAGTAAGTGTGGTTCTTGCTTTACGTCCTCTGATACAGTTAGAACGCGAGATCAATCCGCATGTGATTAACGCAGCCAATGGAATACTTTTTATCGGTGTTTTAACCATCCTATATTCTACCTTAATTCTTTTTTCACGAGAAGACATTCGTCGGATTTCAGCTAAGGTGGCACTTTTCCATACAGGGATGCTCACTTTATTTTTGTGGTTAGATGTATCTGATGATGTGTTTTACTTTCTGTTAACAACAACGGTCCTTGTGAAACTATTGGTTTTTCTATCAATGGGGATTTTACGGATGGATGCAGGGAAAAGGAACATCTCTCAGATTCTAGAAAAATCTTCCCTTAGCCATAAAGCATTGTATATGTATTTGTTAGCACTGCTTGTAGCATTCGTATTTCCTTTATCTCCTGTTTTTGTTTTGGATTTAAAAGTTATAGAGATTGCGATCAAACAAAAAATGTTCTTGTTGTTTTTGTTCCCCATCGTTGGAGCCATTTTCTTTTTCATCGCACTTAACAAAGTATTACCTTTGGTTCGTTTGCCCAATCGGAATTTTGAATCAGGGGTATATGGAATACTACAAACACGGTTGGTATTCTTTTGGTTTAGTTTTTTATTCACCGTAATGGTTGGTTCATACGGTTTAACATATCTAATGGCAGAACATATATGGAAAAGATAA
- a CDS encoding NADH-quinone oxidoreductase subunit H has protein sequence MNSFLYYFYLVILFVVMPFLLTGIIRKVRAYAQGRRGPKLLQFFWEVDKSLRKNPISHTNISDFTHLAPRVALFSALMIWSVVLFEWAPFILIPFFLALYRFAYVSFAMEGASSFGGMASGREILLSVMVEPTFILMILAAQSHIEISVSPQGALIGLLFLSLAFIAILAELAKPPFDDPRTHLELTMVHEAMILEASGKQLGIFDLASSIKLSTLLVFLVKLALEHSKLFKNDVLDSFARELMIAPMVILLAIILGFWESNSVRRKWTWIPEFMGLTFIAILILGTLVKLS, from the coding sequence ATGAATTCATTTTTGTATTATTTTTATCTAGTTATTCTTTTTGTTGTGATGCCTTTTCTCTTAACGGGTATTATACGGAAAGTTCGTGCCTATGCTCAAGGACGGCGTGGCCCAAAATTACTTCAGTTTTTTTGGGAAGTGGACAAATCGCTAAGAAAAAATCCAATTTCGCATACAAACATTTCCGATTTTACACATTTGGCACCGAGGGTGGCATTGTTTTCGGCTCTGATGATTTGGAGTGTGGTATTGTTTGAGTGGGCTCCATTTATTCTCATTCCATTTTTCCTTGCTCTTTACCGGTTCGCATACGTGAGTTTTGCGATGGAAGGGGCTTCTTCTTTTGGAGGGATGGCTTCTGGAAGAGAGATTTTACTTTCGGTCATGGTCGAACCCACTTTTATTTTGATGATTCTAGCGGCACAGTCCCATATCGAAATTTCAGTAAGTCCACAAGGGGCCCTTATCGGTTTACTCTTTCTTTCTTTAGCCTTTATTGCAATTCTTGCTGAGCTCGCAAAACCACCATTTGATGATCCAAGAACTCACTTGGAGCTAACAATGGTTCACGAGGCAATGATTCTGGAAGCTTCGGGAAAACAGTTAGGAATTTTTGATTTAGCCAGCTCTATCAAACTGTCTACACTACTTGTTTTTCTTGTGAAGTTGGCACTTGAACATTCTAAGTTATTTAAAAATGACGTTTTGGATAGTTTTGCAAGAGAGCTGATGATTGCACCGATGGTCATACTCCTCGCGATCATCCTAGGGTTTTGGGAGTCAAATAGTGTTCGCAGGAAATGGACTTGGATCCCTGAGTTTATGGGCTTAACATTCATTGCGATTTTAATATTAGGCACTTTAGTTAAACTGTCTTAA